A genomic stretch from Bacterioplanes sanyensis includes:
- the pilG gene encoding twitching motility response regulator PilG, with translation MDDNFQNVKVMVIDDSKTIRRTAETLLKKVGCEVITATDGFDALAKIADTHPDIIFVDIMMPRLDGYQTCALIKNNSKFKSTPVIMLSSKDGLFDKAKGRIVGSDEYLTKPFSKEELLSSIRQYVNS, from the coding sequence ATGGACGACAATTTTCAGAATGTTAAGGTCATGGTCATTGACGATAGTAAGACTATTCGTCGCACGGCCGAGACGCTGTTGAAAAAAGTAGGTTGTGAAGTCATCACAGCCACCGATGGTTTTGATGCCCTTGCCAAGATTGCCGATACCCATCCCGATATCATTTTTGTCGATATCATGATGCCGCGTCTTGATGGTTACCAAACCTGTGCCCTGATTAAGAATAATTCCAAGTTCAAGTCGACGCCTGTCATTATGCTATCCAGTAAGGATGGCTTGTTTGATAAAGCGAAAGGTCGAATCGTTGGCTCAGACGAGTACCTGACCAAGCCGTTCAGCAAAGAAGAACTGCTGAGCTCTATTCGCCAATACGTTAATTCCTGA
- the pilH gene encoding twitching motility response regulator PilH: protein MARILVVDDSPSEVKVFKAMLEQNGHEVIAAENGADGVAMARQEKPDVVLMDIVMPGLNGFQATRQLTKDDDTKHIPVIIVTTKDQETDRVWGKRQGASGYLVKPVSEATLISEIDSVMAG, encoded by the coding sequence ATGGCCCGCATCTTGGTAGTTGATGATTCTCCTAGTGAAGTCAAAGTATTTAAAGCAATGCTCGAGCAAAATGGTCATGAGGTCATTGCTGCAGAAAATGGTGCCGATGGCGTAGCGATGGCGCGGCAAGAAAAGCCGGACGTAGTATTAATGGACATCGTAATGCCGGGACTGAATGGCTTCCAGGCTACCCGTCAGCTGACCAAAGATGACGACACCAAGCACATCCCTGTGATCATCGTCACCACCAAAGACCAGGAAACTGATCGTGTGTGGGGTAAGCGCCAAGGTGCTTCTGGTTACTTGGTGAAACCGGTGAGTGAAGCGACGCTGATCTCTGAAATTGACTCGGTGATGGCTGGCTAA
- a CDS encoding chemotaxis protein CheW yields the protein MTPFAQLLDIAERSRRNASDLPQQVEAVNYWRGVGFMVAGQTFAAEMEDVAEILQPPRLTRVPGVRSWVLGVANVRGRLVPVMDLAGLLQLPSKANWRSRRVLVIEEGDHLTGLMVDAVLGLQQFPEDDVQTPESLDSSYASYISSCYKRDGKLWPVFQLRQLIQSSEFLQIAV from the coding sequence ATGACCCCATTTGCGCAACTTCTGGACATTGCCGAAAGAAGTCGGCGCAACGCTTCCGACCTGCCGCAGCAGGTCGAAGCGGTCAACTACTGGCGTGGTGTTGGTTTTATGGTGGCAGGTCAAACCTTTGCTGCCGAAATGGAGGATGTGGCGGAAATTCTGCAGCCTCCGCGTTTGACGCGAGTGCCCGGTGTGCGCAGCTGGGTATTGGGCGTGGCTAATGTACGTGGCCGCTTGGTGCCGGTGATGGATCTAGCTGGCTTGCTGCAGCTGCCCTCCAAGGCCAATTGGCGCAGCCGTCGAGTACTGGTGATCGAAGAAGGTGATCATCTGACGGGCTTGATGGTCGATGCTGTGCTGGGTCTACAGCAATTCCCTGAAGACGATGTGCAAACTCCAGAGTCATTAGACAGCTCCTATGCCAGCTACATCAGTAGCTGCTACAAGCGTGATGGCAAGCTCTGGCCAGTTTTTCAACTCCGACAGCTGATTCAGTCGTCGGAGTTTTTGCAGATTGCGGTGTAA